In one Sphingomonas hankookensis genomic region, the following are encoded:
- the hslO gene encoding Hsp33 family molecular chaperone HslO — protein sequence MSDTVRLPDLDRAIGFTLPDHHARGRVVRLGPVAQSILAAHAYPVPIEKLLAESLALTALLGSTLKEAEGQLTLQAQTQGGIIRLMVCDYKNGELRGYVDFDADRLAELGEDPSLFALFGQGYLAITFDQVTSGERYQGIVALDGESIAQAAESYFLQSEQIPSLVRLGIGVDDNGQRIAGGIFLQHLPEGEEGRERLHTRLDHPEWHHVEALGATMGADELADPMLPLETLVWRLFNEEREVRVLASTTLSRGCRCDREYIAGVISRFPAEERVAMADEQGVITVDCAFCATKFPLALADIAA from the coding sequence TTGTCCGATACCGTCCGCCTTCCCGACCTCGACCGTGCGATCGGGTTCACGCTTCCCGACCATCACGCGCGCGGTCGTGTCGTGCGGCTGGGGCCGGTCGCCCAGTCGATCCTTGCCGCTCATGCCTATCCCGTGCCGATCGAAAAGCTGCTGGCCGAGTCGCTGGCGCTGACCGCATTGCTCGGTTCGACGCTCAAGGAAGCGGAAGGCCAGCTGACGCTGCAGGCGCAGACGCAGGGCGGCATCATCCGCCTGATGGTCTGCGACTACAAGAATGGCGAGCTGCGGGGCTATGTCGATTTCGATGCCGACCGGCTGGCCGAGCTGGGCGAGGACCCGTCGCTGTTCGCGCTGTTCGGGCAGGGCTATCTGGCGATCACCTTCGACCAGGTGACGTCGGGCGAGCGCTATCAGGGCATCGTGGCGCTGGACGGGGAATCGATCGCGCAGGCGGCGGAAAGCTATTTCCTCCAGTCCGAACAGATTCCGTCGCTGGTCCGCCTGGGCATCGGCGTCGACGATAATGGGCAGCGGATCGCGGGCGGCATCTTCCTCCAGCATCTGCCGGAGGGCGAGGAGGGGCGCGAGCGGCTCCACACCCGGCTCGACCATCCCGAATGGCATCATGTCGAGGCGCTGGGGGCGACGATGGGCGCGGACGAACTGGCCGACCCGATGCTGCCGCTCGAAACGCTCGTATGGCGCCTATTCAACGAGGAGCGCGAAGTGCGCGTGCTGGCCAGCACCACGTTGTCGCGCGGCTGTCGTTGCGACCGGGAGTATATTGCAGGCGTGATCTCGCGCTTCCCGGCCGAGGAGCGCGTCGCGATGGCCGACGAGCAGGGCGTCATCACCGTCGATTGCGCCTTTTGCGCGACGAAATTTCCGCTCGCGCTGGCCGATATCGCCGCCTGA
- the argF gene encoding ornithine carbamoyltransferase — protein sequence MRHFLDLASAGADGIAAILNDALDAKAARKGWPKGRADADASLAGHTLACVFEKSSTRTRVSFDMAMRQLGGSALVLDAGTTQLGRGETVADTARVLSGYCDAIMVRTDDPAKLDEMTRYASVPVINGLTDHSHPCQIVADLLTVIEAGKALPGLKWAWLGDGNNVLHSIVEAGALMGFDVVAACPEGYDPAPAVIEAAGGRATITRDPVAAVRDADVIVTDTWISMGQAHAEQKLAAMAPYQVDDALMAHAKPDAVFLHCLPAHRGEEVTPEVIDGPQSLIWPEAENRLHAQKAILRWCFGLVG from the coding sequence ATGCGCCATTTCCTCGATCTCGCCTCGGCCGGTGCCGACGGCATCGCCGCCATCCTCAACGACGCGCTCGACGCCAAGGCCGCGCGCAAGGGCTGGCCGAAGGGCCGCGCCGATGCCGACGCGTCGCTCGCCGGCCACACGCTCGCCTGCGTGTTCGAGAAATCGTCCACCCGCACCCGCGTGTCGTTCGACATGGCGATGCGCCAGCTCGGCGGATCGGCGCTGGTGCTCGACGCCGGCACCACCCAGCTCGGGCGCGGCGAGACGGTCGCCGACACCGCGCGCGTCCTGTCGGGCTATTGCGACGCCATCATGGTGCGCACCGACGATCCGGCCAAGCTGGACGAAATGACTCGCTATGCCTCGGTCCCGGTCATCAACGGCCTGACCGATCATTCGCACCCCTGCCAGATCGTCGCCGACCTGCTGACCGTGATCGAAGCGGGCAAGGCGTTGCCGGGCCTGAAATGGGCATGGCTGGGTGATGGCAACAATGTGCTGCATTCGATCGTCGAGGCCGGTGCGCTGATGGGCTTCGACGTCGTCGCCGCCTGTCCCGAAGGTTATGATCCGGCGCCGGCAGTGATCGAGGCGGCGGGCGGCCGCGCCACGATCACGCGCGATCCGGTGGCGGCGGTGCGCGATGCCGATGTGATCGTGACCGATACGTGGATTTCGATGGGGCAGGCCCATGCCGAGCAGAAGCTCGCCGCCATGGCTCCCTATCAGGTCGACGATGCGCTGATGGCCCATGCCAAGCCCGACGCGGTGTTCCTCCACTGCCTGCCCGCCCATCGCGGCGAGGAAGTGACGCCCGAGGTCATCGACGGACCGCAGTCGCTGATCTGGCCGGAGGCGGAGAACCGCCTGCATGCGCAGAAGGCGATCCTGCGCTGGTGCTTCGGCCTGGTCGGCTGA